The following coding sequences lie in one Halodesulfovibrio sp. MK-HDV genomic window:
- a CDS encoding lactate utilization protein → MTNPIDTFWTLRLAELKEVLEKNNFEVFMANSVKDAKKVFNEEIMSSLKGVKTVAIGGSVTLADTGILDDVRSNEALEFFDPYDKSLSAEEKYELRRQSLLADLFLTGTNGVTECGKLINLDMTGNRVAALNFGPKHVVLFISRNKLVETVDDAMFRIKDYVAPVNTMRLDMKTPCKKTGQCLDCSSSERICNIWTITEKCFPPKRIKIVLINEDAGY, encoded by the coding sequence ATGACCAACCCGATTGATACCTTTTGGACTTTACGCTTGGCAGAACTGAAAGAGGTTCTTGAAAAGAATAACTTTGAAGTATTTATGGCAAACTCTGTCAAAGATGCAAAAAAAGTATTTAATGAAGAGATCATGTCTTCACTCAAAGGTGTAAAAACCGTGGCTATTGGTGGTTCAGTTACTCTTGCAGATACTGGAATTCTCGACGATGTGCGTTCAAATGAAGCATTAGAATTTTTTGATCCATACGATAAATCACTTTCCGCTGAAGAAAAATATGAACTGCGTCGTCAGTCTCTGTTGGCTGATCTTTTCCTTACCGGCACAAACGGTGTGACCGAATGCGGTAAGCTCATAAACCTTGATATGACCGGTAACCGTGTTGCGGCATTAAACTTCGGCCCAAAGCATGTTGTTCTATTTATTAGTAGAAACAAGCTTGTGGAAACTGTTGATGATGCAATGTTCCGCATTAAAGATTACGTAGCACCGGTTAATACCATGCGCTTGGATATGAAAACTCCTTGTAAAAAAACAGGCCAGTGTCTGGACTGTTCCAGTTCTGAGCGCATCTGTAATATCTGGACAATTACTGAAAAATGTTTCCCGCCAAAACGCATCAAAATTGTTTTGATTAATGAAGATGCCGGTTACTAG
- the sucD gene encoding succinate--CoA ligase subunit alpha: MFLNEHLSKKLFGEAGITTPEGTLLTPDTIAVPEHMEPPWYLKAQVLTGGRGKAGGILRADNSSEFYQKAEKIFNMEIKGNTVPFIRVEQATDIAKECYLSFVLSRERKDLLFTVSAAGGIEVENSTQAAKPLIQRVHLLSGLKDHHLRAAFFELGVGKEHYAGFCDLVKKLYGSVTEFGLLMAEINPLVITKQGEWMALDGKVELDDNVVDLNPDRLGGYYTPEHHSHEETIAREAGLSYVQLKGWVGILVNGAGLAMATMDLLNFNGLTAANFMDLGGAADRERIKRALDLLFGNDDVKAVFINLFGGIVSCKEVGNALLAVLEGQPAPKPIVIRMAGFESEEGRALMQEASVENVFIASEMNDALDTLNTLKPVDAPTVEFILDTESLPPSVPPFTRTGVANVLGLNKDSQVLVQGITGKVAQRHVALMQEYGTKIVAGVTPFKGGQEVMGVPVYNSVHEAKKQHRIDASIIFVPAGFAADAVAESATEDIPWVICITEGIAQASMLSALQDLSGSSTHIIGPNTPGVIVPGQCKIGIMPANVFTAGNVAIFSRSGTLTYEAADRLSQAGIGQSICVGIGGDSFIGTSFTDLFELVRNDDNTHAVLILGEVGGSAEEELARYVRMTGFEKPVVSFIAARTAPPGKRLGHAGAILDENSGGIELKLQAMRDAGFVISPDLAQLPELVKGVLEGSAHRSAV; the protein is encoded by the coding sequence ATGTTTCTGAACGAGCACTTGAGCAAGAAGTTGTTTGGCGAGGCTGGAATTACTACCCCAGAGGGAACTCTTTTAACACCTGATACGATAGCTGTTCCTGAGCATATGGAGCCACCGTGGTACCTTAAAGCACAGGTTCTTACAGGTGGCCGCGGAAAAGCCGGTGGGATTTTGCGGGCGGATAATTCGTCAGAATTCTACCAGAAAGCTGAAAAAATTTTCAACATGGAAATCAAAGGCAATACGGTTCCTTTCATTCGAGTGGAACAGGCAACCGATATTGCAAAAGAATGCTACCTTTCTTTTGTGCTCTCCCGTGAGCGCAAAGACCTTCTCTTCACAGTAAGCGCAGCCGGCGGGATTGAAGTAGAAAATTCTACACAGGCAGCCAAACCGCTTATTCAACGAGTTCATCTCCTTTCCGGTTTGAAAGACCATCATTTACGGGCTGCATTTTTTGAACTTGGCGTAGGCAAAGAACACTATGCCGGTTTTTGTGATCTCGTGAAAAAACTCTATGGCTCCGTAACAGAATTTGGCCTGCTCATGGCAGAGATTAATCCGCTTGTTATTACAAAGCAGGGCGAGTGGATGGCTCTTGATGGAAAGGTTGAACTTGATGACAACGTGGTGGATTTAAATCCAGACAGGTTGGGCGGGTACTATACTCCTGAGCATCATTCCCACGAAGAAACCATCGCCCGTGAAGCTGGGCTTAGCTACGTACAGCTTAAAGGCTGGGTGGGTATTCTTGTTAACGGTGCTGGGCTTGCCATGGCGACAATGGATCTGTTGAACTTTAACGGGTTGACTGCCGCAAACTTTATGGACTTAGGCGGTGCTGCAGACAGAGAGCGTATTAAACGTGCTCTTGATCTTCTATTTGGTAATGATGATGTGAAGGCGGTTTTTATTAACCTCTTCGGCGGAATTGTTTCCTGTAAAGAAGTAGGTAACGCATTGCTTGCAGTTCTTGAAGGGCAGCCTGCACCAAAGCCAATTGTTATTCGCATGGCAGGTTTTGAGTCTGAAGAAGGCCGCGCATTGATGCAGGAAGCTTCTGTTGAAAATGTATTCATTGCCAGTGAAATGAATGACGCATTGGATACTTTGAATACATTAAAACCTGTTGATGCTCCGACCGTTGAATTTATTTTGGATACAGAATCTCTACCGCCTTCTGTGCCTCCGTTTACACGCACAGGTGTGGCCAATGTTTTGGGATTAAACAAAGACTCACAAGTACTCGTTCAAGGCATTACCGGTAAGGTTGCTCAACGTCATGTTGCGTTAATGCAGGAATACGGAACAAAGATTGTTGCAGGTGTAACGCCATTTAAAGGTGGTCAGGAAGTGATGGGTGTTCCTGTGTACAACTCTGTGCACGAGGCAAAGAAACAGCACCGCATTGATGCATCGATCATTTTTGTTCCTGCCGGATTCGCGGCTGATGCGGTCGCTGAATCAGCAACGGAAGATATACCTTGGGTCATTTGTATTACTGAAGGCATTGCGCAGGCCAGTATGTTGTCTGCACTGCAAGACCTGTCAGGTTCCAGTACACATATTATTGGACCGAACACTCCCGGTGTCATCGTTCCCGGACAATGCAAAATTGGCATTATGCCGGCAAATGTTTTCACTGCCGGCAATGTCGCTATTTTCTCCCGCTCTGGTACTCTGACTTATGAAGCTGCGGACAGACTTTCGCAAGCCGGAATCGGGCAGTCGATTTGTGTTGGTATCGGTGGTGACTCATTTATCGGAACAAGCTTCACAGATCTGTTTGAACTTGTCCGTAATGACGACAATACTCACGCAGTGCTTATTCTGGGTGAAGTGGGTGGTTCAGCAGAAGAAGAGCTTGCCCGCTATGTTAGAATGACTGGCTTTGAAAAGCCGGTAGTTTCTTTCATTGCCGCACGTACAGCACCTCCGGGAAAACGGCTTGGACATGCCGGTGCGATTCTTGATGAGAATTCAGGCGGTATCGAACTGAAGTTACAAGCTATGCGTGACGCAGGATTTGTTATCAGCCCAGACCTTGCTCAGCTTCCAGAGCTTGTGAAAGGTGTCTTAGAAGGTTCTGCCCATAGATCTGCCGTTTAG
- a CDS encoding penicillin-insensitive murein endopeptidase, with the protein MSSLPAFSAEESICFGETRSGHLSGGVRLPRTGLNFSAYSDLGWIAGRTYVHSKIAEVVLASYKALQKTIPDATFVYGETGWKSGGSFKPHKTHQNGLSVDFMVPVRNSKGKSVPLPCSVFNKLGYSLEFDRRGRMDDLQIDFEAMTEHIYWLHKKAAERGVKIWRVIFDPALQKQLTGTSRWPYLEKYVQFSTRRSWVRHDEHYHVDFIVKCRANQS; encoded by the coding sequence ATGTCGAGCCTTCCAGCATTTTCTGCTGAAGAAAGCATTTGCTTTGGTGAAACACGATCTGGTCACTTGTCAGGCGGTGTCAGGCTTCCGCGTACTGGTTTGAATTTTTCTGCATATTCTGATCTTGGGTGGATTGCAGGAAGAACGTATGTTCACTCAAAAATCGCAGAAGTTGTGTTGGCTAGCTATAAAGCACTGCAAAAGACAATACCTGATGCAACTTTTGTGTACGGCGAAACAGGTTGGAAGTCCGGTGGGTCTTTTAAGCCGCATAAGACACACCAAAATGGTCTTTCTGTAGATTTTATGGTTCCTGTTCGGAATTCAAAGGGTAAATCTGTCCCGCTGCCTTGTTCTGTATTCAATAAACTTGGGTATTCATTAGAATTTGACCGCAGAGGCCGGATGGATGATTTGCAGATTGATTTTGAGGCAATGACTGAACATATCTACTGGTTGCATAAGAAAGCAGCAGAGCGCGGTGTGAAGATATGGAGAGTTATTTTTGATCCTGCATTGCAGAAGCAGTTAACAGGAACAAGCCGCTGGCCGTATTTAGAAAAGTATGTTCAGTTTTCTACAAGACGTTCATGGGTTCGCCATGACGAGCATTATCACGTGGACTTTATCGTGAAATGTAGAGCGAACCAAAGTTAG